The following nucleotide sequence is from Gemmatimonadota bacterium.
TTGAGGCTGATCGACATGGTTCGCGAGCGGGTCTTCGAACGGACCGGCGTAGCCCTTGAACTCGAGGTGCGCGTGATGAAATCGGGGGTCGTATGAAGCTAAACAGGACGCATCCCGCGGCCAGGCTGATGCTTGGACTCGCGGCCGGTCTGCTCGTCTCGGGCGCGGTGGCCGGTCTGGCCATGGTCGGCCTGGCGCTGTCCGAGTGGACGAAGACCTCGCCGGCGTTCAAACTGAACACCATCGACGTCGCGGGGAACCGCTTAGTCGGCAAAGAAGATATCATCGCGGTTTCCGGTCTTGAGCGTGGACGGAACATCTGGTCGGCCGACCTCTCGGAGACCGAAAGGCGACTTATGCTGGACCGGCGGTTCGTACAGGTCGCGGTCACCAGGAGACTGCCCGGTACCGTCGTGGTCCGCGTGGAGGAACTGCAACCGATCGCTTTCGTACAGCTGGACCGGCTGTACGGCGTCTCGGAACGCGGCGAGCTGATCCCCCTGACGCCCGGCAACGGGCTGCCGGATCTTCCCGTGATCACCGTCGACGCTTCAAGCTACCGGCAGGCGCCGGGTACCGCGGAGCCGGAGGACCGCAGTTTCGAATCGCTGAGAGACGCCATGTCGGCCAATCCGGAGATGGCCCGCGCGCTCTACCTGATGCGGGTGCTCAGGACGATGTCTCCGGCGATGTATGACGAGTTGTCCGAGATACACGTGTCCAGTCCCGATGACCCGGTCGCCTACATGGTCGAAGGCGGTCTGGCCATACGGTTCGGGACGGGTCACTATCCGAGGAAGATCGAGATGTTGAAAAGGACGGTGGAACAGCTGGAAGCCGATGCCATCCGTACCCGCCTGATCGACCTGCGGTTCAAGGACCAGGTCATCGTCCGGCCGATCGTATCCAACCGGTCCGGGAGCGGGAGATCGTAGTGGCAAAAGGAGTTGAACATGGCTCGTGAACGTATCGCCGCGCTCGATCTGGGTACCACCAGAACGGTCGTGCTGATCGGCGAGATTGCAGACGACGGACTGCGGATCCTGGGCAGGGGCGCGAGCAGGTCCCGGGGCCTCAGAAGAGGTGTCGTGGTCAACATGGACGAGGCCGCCCGTTCAATCGATGAGGCGCTCCGGACCGCGGAACGCGATGCGGGCGCCAGGGTAAACGAGGTATTCGTCGGGTTTTCCGGCGAGCACATCGAAAGCGTCAACAGCAGCGGCGCCGTGGCCATCGCGACCGACGTCGGCCGGGGCGTGACCCAGGAGGACGTATTCCGCGCCCGCGAAGCGGCGACGGCCCTTAAAATCCCCTCGGACCGTCAGGTCATCCACGTGCTCACCCAGGACCACATCGTGGACGACCAGTGCAGGATCCCCGACCCGTGCGGCATGTCGGGCGTCCGGCTCGAAGTGCTCGTGCACATCGTAACGGGCGCGGTCACCCCGTTGCGGAATGTACGCAACTGCATCGAGCAATCCGGAATGCGGGTCAGGGAACTCGTCCTGGATACAATCGCCTCTTGCGAGTCGGCGCTCACGTCCGACGAGAAGGAACTGGGTGTCGTGCTGCTCGACCTGGGCGGAGGCACGACGAAGGTCGCGCTGCTCCACCAGGGGAGCATTCGGCATTCGGCGGTCATACCGGCCGGGGGCAACAACCTTACGAACGACATCGCCATCGGCCTCCGCACGCCCCATGAGGACGCCGAACGGATCAAGTGCTGCTACGCCAGTGCGGTATATGTCCGGCCGGACCGGGACAACCTGATCGAAGTCCCCGGGGTCGGCGGCCGCGAGCCGCGGGAGGTGACGCGGGAGGAACTGGCCTTCGTGGTCGGACCGCGGATCAAGGAGTTGCTGTTACTCGCGCGGGAGGAGATCCGAAGCAGCGGTTTCGAAGACCTGGTGGGCACCGGGGTCGTCATCACGGGCGGCGGTGCGCTGATTCCGGGCATCGCGAAACAGGCGGAACAGGTCTTCGGCATGTCCGCGAAAATCGGCGCGCCGGAAGAGGTCCCCGGACTGGAAAACGACGAATACGCACCGACGTACGCCACGAGTGTCGGATTGTTGCGCTACGCCATGTACAACCTTTCGGAAAAGGAGCGGCTCCATGGTACGGAAGGAGGATTGCTGGACCGTATGATAAGCCGGATCGCGGCCCTGATGTAGAAACCGGCACGTATATTCGTACAGAATCGAGCAAAACCGGCAGATTGCTGCCTCAAACCCACAGAAGGAGGCTGTAAATGTCTACTTTCGACTTCGATGCGGAACCGGGACTGTTCGCTCGCATGAAGATCATCGGCGTGGGCGGCGCCGGAAAGAACGCCGTTAACCACATGGTTGAAATCGGCGTCCCGGGCGTCGATTTTCTGGTCGCCAACACGGACGCGCAGGACCTGGCGAGTTCCAATGTGAAGTACAAGATACAGCTGGGGCACGAGATCACCCGTGGGCTCGGCGCCGGCGCGAATCCGGACGTAGGGCGCAAGGCCGCGGAGGAAAGCCGGGACGTTATCGCGGAACACCTGACCGATATCGATATGGTCTTCATCACCGCGGGCATGGGGGGCGGCACGGGAACCGGCGCCGCACCGGTGATCGCGCAGATCGCCAAGGAACTGGACGTCCTGGCCGTCGGCGTCGTGACCAAGCCCTTTGCCTTCGAGGGACCCAAGCGGGCGGCGAACGCCGAAACCGGGCTCGCCGCATTGAAAGAGCATGTGGATACGGTCGTCATCATCCCCAACCAGAAGCTGAAGGAAGCCGTGAGCCACACCACGACTTTCAAAGACGCCCTGAAGGTGGCCGACGAGGTTCTGCTGCAGGCCACGCGCGGCATTTCGGACCTGGTCACCCTGCCCGGGCTGATCAACGTCGATTACGCCGATATCCGGACGACCATGGAGAACAAGGGCGAAGCCCTCATGGGCACCGGCGAATCCGAGGGGGACAAGCGCGCGCTGGAAGCGGCGGAACGGGCCATGCGGCACCCGCTGCTGTCGGACATGGACATAGACGGGGCCAAGGATATCCTGCTGAATATCTCGGGCGGCCAGGATATGACCCTGTTTGAAGTGGAAGAAGTGATGACCACGATCCAGGCGGCCGCGGGACACACCAACATCATCATGGGTACGGTCCTCGACGAGAGTCTGGAAGGCAAAATCCGGGTGACGTTGATCGCCACGGGACTGGACGAGGCGATGTCTTCTCCGGATGAAATGCTGACCCGGAACATCCTGAAGTTCCAGCCGGACCGTCCTGAAGAGATCGAGACCCCGGCTTTTCAACGGGTCAAGCGTAACGGGTTCGAGACGGAGGAAGTGGCCGTGGGCGACCCGTCCGACGACGCGGTCGACAACAACGGACTGGACGTGCCGACCTACATGCGCCGCCGCAGGGCTTTCGGTTCGTAGCATCCCGGATCATCCCACGTCCGAACGGGTGATTCAGGCACAGGCCAAACCGGTCAAATTCGATTGACAGGTCCACGGCGGGACGGTATTTTGAGGCTGGCGATTTTGCGGTGCTGGTTTCAAGATACCATCTCGTCGGAGGGCGTAGTCTTTCCTGTCCGGTAACCGGTCTGATTACGGCCATTCCATATCCTGTTCTATTCTGCAACTTCCGATACGACAGGGAGATACATCCGATATGGCCGAGGGATTGCCCCCTCAGTACGACCCCGGAACCGTTGAACGGAAGTGGTACGCTTTCTGGGAAGAGCACCAGTTCTTCCACGCCGATCCGGCTTCCGGCAAGCCCCCCTATTCC
It contains:
- a CDS encoding FtsQ-type POTRA domain-containing protein; protein product: MKLNRTHPAARLMLGLAAGLLVSGAVAGLAMVGLALSEWTKTSPAFKLNTIDVAGNRLVGKEDIIAVSGLERGRNIWSADLSETERRLMLDRRFVQVAVTRRLPGTVVVRVEELQPIAFVQLDRLYGVSERGELIPLTPGNGLPDLPVITVDASSYRQAPGTAEPEDRSFESLRDAMSANPEMARALYLMRVLRTMSPAMYDELSEIHVSSPDDPVAYMVEGGLAIRFGTGHYPRKIEMLKRTVEQLEADAIRTRLIDLRFKDQVIVRPIVSNRSGSGRS
- the ftsA gene encoding cell division protein FtsA, coding for MARERIAALDLGTTRTVVLIGEIADDGLRILGRGASRSRGLRRGVVVNMDEAARSIDEALRTAERDAGARVNEVFVGFSGEHIESVNSSGAVAIATDVGRGVTQEDVFRAREAATALKIPSDRQVIHVLTQDHIVDDQCRIPDPCGMSGVRLEVLVHIVTGAVTPLRNVRNCIEQSGMRVRELVLDTIASCESALTSDEKELGVVLLDLGGGTTKVALLHQGSIRHSAVIPAGGNNLTNDIAIGLRTPHEDAERIKCCYASAVYVRPDRDNLIEVPGVGGREPREVTREELAFVVGPRIKELLLLAREEIRSSGFEDLVGTGVVITGGGALIPGIAKQAEQVFGMSAKIGAPEEVPGLENDEYAPTYATSVGLLRYAMYNLSEKERLHGTEGGLLDRMISRIAALM
- the ftsZ gene encoding cell division protein FtsZ gives rise to the protein MSTFDFDAEPGLFARMKIIGVGGAGKNAVNHMVEIGVPGVDFLVANTDAQDLASSNVKYKIQLGHEITRGLGAGANPDVGRKAAEESRDVIAEHLTDIDMVFITAGMGGGTGTGAAPVIAQIAKELDVLAVGVVTKPFAFEGPKRAANAETGLAALKEHVDTVVIIPNQKLKEAVSHTTTFKDALKVADEVLLQATRGISDLVTLPGLINVDYADIRTTMENKGEALMGTGESEGDKRALEAAERAMRHPLLSDMDIDGAKDILLNISGGQDMTLFEVEEVMTTIQAAAGHTNIIMGTVLDESLEGKIRVTLIATGLDEAMSSPDEMLTRNILKFQPDRPEEIETPAFQRVKRNGFETEEVAVGDPSDDAVDNNGLDVPTYMRRRRAFGS